DNA sequence from the Manihot esculenta cultivar AM560-2 chromosome 11, M.esculenta_v8, whole genome shotgun sequence genome:
GAGATTGGAAATTTCATGTAATAGGTCAATAACTAATAAATgagaattaatataatttaatattacatacaCGTTCCATGCATTGAATGTTAAATCGAGACATTTTTTATGAAACAATATTAATTACACTGCAAACCATACATTGAAAAGTTAAATCAAACTATTTTTGATATTCTGAATATTTGAATAGTTTTAATAGTTGGTAGTCAATATTCttgacttttaaattaattaattagttaattatatttattgataatatatttaaaatctaatgGATTATACACATAAAGAATtgtagaaaaaataaaacaagaaaaattaaataggatttgattgcatataaattgaaataaaattttaatttaaaagaattataattttaatttaattaattaagtggagtattaattaaaattatttaaaatttatatgatttatttattatacatTATGGaccataattataatttatttatttaattaaataaataaatactattatattgaaattttaaagttttaatataGAAGAGCGAGACTCTGTGTTGATTAACAGAAACCagaatttataaaaaagataaaaatttagcacttaaattttttttttcttttctatgtttttaaaattattttaaaatttttcaattgtAATTCCgtatagatataattaaaaatcaatacttctaacattattatattttgctgtaaaaaaaataaaaatatttattttatttttaattattattattgtcaaTCGAATAACGGTATTAAAACCCGTTAAAATAAGTAAagtgtaaataaatttatatttattattggattaaaatttatgtgctataatttttaatattctagTTTTCTTTTCAGATTAATTGACTTGAAAAATCACTTATTTGGAATCAAAAATTGTTTTGAGTTGTTTAATCAAgggtaaaattttgaaaatagttttaattttttattaaaattaaaagaaaatatgcaAATCATGTTCATGAAGAACATGACTGCAGGGCCACGTCCACTCCGGTGGCTTCGTGATTGTCACGAACGATGGTTCTGCAAGATTCAGCAGCTTTGTCGTCCAGGGAGGCGGCTGCTCTACGGTTTGGTGCAGATCGCCACTCCTTTTCGATGGAGTCAGTCTCATCGCGCTTTCATCGCACTGTTGCGGGAAGCGGCCATGCCTGACGGTGAGACCCGGCCGGTGTACGCCGTTGAGGCGCGTTGTTGCCTCGCGCTCTCATCGCTCGATGGCTGATGGCGAGGCCTCCAGAGGCGTGGCTGAAGCATGGACGGACAGCCATCGTTCTGCAGATGAAGGATGTCGCGCTGTGGAGATCGAAGGCCGAGATTGTCTCGGTTCGAGGTCCCCTCGCGAGTCGACGGCCATCGTCGAGGCACGTTGTGCGCGATGGCAGACGGCGAAGCCTCGCATGGCGTGGCTGCCATGCGCAGGGCCGTCGCGCGTTGGTGGtctaatttttcttcttctcgcCAATTTGTCGTGGGAGAGGGCACCTCGACGCCAATAATCTCCTCGCTGGGCGTCGTTTTCTCGCACTGGCGGCCTGTGCCAGCGGTCTGGTCTGGTTAATTGCTTGGCGGCGGCCAGGTTCGTCagaggaagaagatgaatttGTAAGCCAAATTACGATTTGGTTTCTgcgaattttaaaaatcttcaaagtaaCTTTTTTTGggcagaaaataaatttaaaaattattttcagtcttaatttaaaatatgttttattaatttgggtcatttaaatattttaaccgtaattaaaatcaattttaatacattttttattttgattagaaatatgaataagattattttatttgttaaattaattttaaaaattaaggacattaaatttaattttagaatttacacgtaaaattaattttctaatataattagagatttgaataaaattattctaaattatttttGGTTAAcaccaaaataaaattattttagtacataaaattaataataaatataaaataaattaaagattaatttatatGCATGATTGTGGTTAtggacaattttttttttttcagttatcTAATTGTTATGTAATTAggatatataaataaaagtttttgGGTAGActtaaatagaaaagaaaacgttaaaaattacataaaatattagataGGGTGCAATGGATGAGTTCATTTGACTTCTAAAAATCAAAGAAGCtgtcatttatattttttaaaccaTCAAGTTCCCTTTATAGTTTAaaggaaattatttttaaaatattcataatcaTTCGATTAGAATGACATGTTAAGAGTGtatatttatgtatatgatATGTATTCTTTACAACAACAATGCCTATGCATGAGATGTTAATAAAAATCTTAggattaaaatttctaattaaaattttaagtacatGTTAAGAACATGATGATTTACTGCCCATTGTTATAACATAAAAttagagtttaatttttattaacttgttAGACAAATCCAAAGTTAACTTCGCCCGAATATGTTTAGtgctatgaaatattttatatttctaaaCAATTGTTCTAACTTGATTTGGATGGGAAACCCATTATCATATAAGTTCAGGGTAAAATTTAGGCATAACATATAAGATATGATAGAAGAGTTACATAGAGATATGATGGATAACTATGTTATCTaccaaatttaatttataataatttattgaaaaaaatccaaggttatttaaattaaatgggaTCCTATCCTACTAGAAGATCTATAGCTGAATTTtccaaattaataaataagactattaatttaaataaaatagtgggagactaattaaaaaattaaaacccttatctactaCTTAGAAAAATATACGagactaataattaaaatatcactATATGAATAGAATCTAACTCCTTCATGAGTAAATTATCTATCTTTACATAGCAAACTTGATGCtaacaaattaattaaactgAACTTCTTGAACTGGTATCGCAATTTGAGAATAGTTCTCAAGCAAAAAAAGATATTATATATTCTCGATCAAGACATACCTAATGTTTTTAATGAGAATACTAGTGATGATATTAAGAACAAATACGATCATCGTATTAATGATAATGTGCAAGCTACATGTGTAATGTTAGCTAAACATGAGTTATGAGCTTCGGGTATATTTATGATTGGGGAAAGAAGAAGAGGACCTACGAGTGGCAAATGGAGAAAGGGTTACTGCATTAGTTGTAGAAACTTATTATTTACCTTTAACTTCTGGCTTAGTATTAGAATTGaataattgttattatattCTAACACTTTGCagaaatattatttcagtttcattTTTTTAGCATTGGATAATAGATTCAAGTTTatacttattattttataataaaggaACGTTTTATGAAACTGAAATTTATATAGATGgtctatataatatttttttctgaaAAGCCTATTCTCAATGTAAAAGAGACTCGATTTAGATAATTAATTTCCATCTCAAATTTGGCATTGTAGAGTTGgtcaaataaatgaaataagaaTCTCTAAGTTACATAAAAATTGATATCTTAATCCATTTGATTATGAATCGTGTGAAACTTGTTTAATGGGTAAAATGACCAAAACACATTTTAAAGGAAAAGGTAAATGGTCACAACAATTATTGGGTCTTATACATATAGATGTATGTGGATCAATGACTATCTAAGCCATAGGTGAATAAACATATTTTATTACATTACTGATGACTATACTAGATATGATTATGTGTATTTAATGAAACACAAGTCTGAATCATTCAAAAAGTTCAAAGAATTCAAATATGAAGTTGAAAAACAGACTGACAAAAGTTTTAAATCACTtagatctgatcgaggtggtgaatatttgagtcaAGAGCTTTTAATTATCTAACAGAAAATGATTCTCTCACAATGAACTCCACCTGGAACACCACAACATAATGAAATTTTAGAAAGCAGAAACcatactttattagatatggtatGGTCCATAATGAGTCTTGCAGACTTACCTGTATTCTTTTGGAAATATGTCTTGCAAACTGTGTTATATAACTTCTTAATAGAGttccatttaaatttattgataagatCCAATACGAGATGTGGACTAACAAAAGTCAGTCTTAttacttattaaaattttgggATGTGATACTTATGTAAAGCGTCTGTTGTTTGATAAACTAAGAGTTAAATTAGATAAATGTAAGTTTGtgagatattaaaaaaaaactattgaaTATTACTTATATGTATTTGTCTCAAAACATGCTATCTTTCTAGAAAAACATGCTatcttttagaaaaatattttttttaaaagaagcaGTGGGAGTCAAATAGAACTTGAAAAAGTTCAAAAACCACAGACAAATTTCCAAATGGAACCAAAACCAGATACTATAATGTCTACTATGGAAACACAAGTTAGAGCACTACCGCGAAGATCTATTAGGACAAGTCATGCTTCAATAAGATTAGATCTTCTTATAGAGACTCATAATGATATTTTACTCATACCTGATAAGACTAACAATATGAAGAAACAATATCTAACATTGATTTTTCAAATTGATTTGAAGCAAATGAAATTTGAAATGGATTCCATGTACATCAACCAAGTATAAACTTTGTTTGATGCACTTAAAGGAATAAAACCCATTGGGTGCAAGtgagtttttaagagaaaaattgaCATGAATGACGATATACAAATATACAAAGTCAGTTGGTCAATTTCTTTCAAACCAACCTTCAACAATTCCTAAATTTTAATCATACATTCAGATTAATAAATGCTGCCATATCCAAAAATTAAATCTCAAACTCACAATTCAGTATAAATATAGAATTTTATCTTCTTATAATGACTTTGTTAAAATTACTACAGCTTCCTTGTATTTTCTTTCATAGATCAACTGACAAAAGATACGGATAAGACTCAGATATAAATAACAAGTGGCATACATTAGCTTGAACTACGTAAACAAGTTTTAATCCAAAAGCAGAATCCTAATATTTAGGCTCTAGTGCTTATTTGTATCCATGAAACTCGTTCCAGTCAAGCCACAGGCAAGAGCCTGATGAGGAATCTCACCGAGACGTTCAATTCCCTCAGCGAAAACCACACCCATACCCATATGCAAATGGGGCTCAATGTGGCAGTGGAAGGCCCAAACTCCTGGATTATCAGCCACGAATCTCAGCGCAGTCCACCCATGAGGAAACACCACTGCAGTATTCTTATAAGGTGGATTCTTCAAGTTGAATTTCTTCTCGTCCTTGTTTGTAAATTTCCCTTCTCCATATGCTAAGACCCAGAAGTCATGGCCATGCAAATGCCATGGATGAACCTCGCTAACATTGCTTAATGTATTAGCATTTTGTAGAATCACATCCACTGTGGTCTTGAAACCAAACTTGTAAACCCCATTTCCAATTGTGGTGTTAGGGTTCACTGGTGGGTTCATCAGATCATAATCTTGAGGGTAGTTCTCTGGTGGGTTTGCTTGATCAAATGCTCCGTGAAGGCCATATCTCATGGAGCCTAAATAAGGAGTGGCAGGTAATGAGAGGGAAACATTGTTGATTGCCCACTTAGTTAAGCCATTCAATTTATTCTGAGTGTTGAGAAGGATGACTCGACGGTCGTAATTCTTCGGAGGTTTTGGGGTGTTCATGTGAGCTAAAACTTTGTTAGAAAATGCCTTGCTCCGATCAGTGTCATTCCACTGAGGAGTTGCCGGAGGGGGAAGTTTAGGTAACTTTGAAGCAGAGATTGGCTTATAGTTCAATATGGTTAGGGCCTGATTGGTCTGGGGTTCTCTTCCTATTACTCCAGCAGAAATCCAGTAGTTGTTGGGTTTTTGATTTGTGGTTATTAGAACTGAGTAGCTCTCACCTGAGTAAATGTCCAAACTGTTGGTCATAAATGGCATAACATAATTTCCATCAGCTTCTACCACCAACATCTTGTGACCCTGTCAacaaaaaacatgcaagataaaatcatttttacttaagtttttattaaattttaacatagaAATAGTTAATTTCACTGGAGGTCTATTCTATGGAAACTCAATCGCCAACTAAATTTTATCACTgcatttatttatctattttccGGATCAGCAGATTTAATAAGATAGGAAAATTCTAtttgagattttaaaaattcattaatcaattttttatcaattttataaatttcgtaaaaaattaaaaatattttaaatagagagagattaaataataaatttttaataaaattaataaatatttttatgtcatacatactaaataataaaatatttaatagtaaaattaacaaaaaaggtTAAGGAGTAaagtttttaacattttaaaaatattttaatatattttttaacatcgAACCAGCAAATAATGAGTTATgcataaaattatatagtaagtttttttaataaattttaaaaaaaattattatttagtcttttagatttagttaattttttaattttaaaaaatatattaaaatatctttaaaatattaaaaaatcttttaattaatttctccgttaattttaattattaggtATCAATAAAagtctaaaataaaaattaattagtttaattttaataaaattaagagaaCGCTTAATGtgtaaagttaataaaaaactaattgataaatttttttatagtttaaagatattttaataaattttttaaattaatgaattagtaaattttattacatatgagggaataaataattattttttcaaaattttattaacctTACCTATAGTGTTAAATCACATGTCATGCACTATTTTGAGAGGCACATGATATGCATCCAACCAAAATATCCATAAAGAACGAGGTCACATATTCTAATCAAATATATGATGGGCCATATTCGATAAGATTTTAACTTACCATCTAAGAATAAGAATCTAAAAAAGATTTTGATTTTTTCACAAACCTCCAATGTAATGATACCAATTTCATCTAACCACTAATCCAAGTGGGCCACAGCCACTGCTGAGAACGAGACTCGGTGTACGCCCACCAACTAAATCCGGTGATTGGATATGTGAAACTGTGCGTTTAATCATGACTCaatttgtaaataaattatcccttgctaattttaatttttaaaactaaacaaGGTCACATCGTCCAGTAAGCAATGGATATTGGAGAAGTAGCATTAACACGTGATTTGTTAGAAGACCAAAAAATTATTGTCCGTGTCTCTCTCTCCTTATCTCTCTGTGTGTGCTTGCTTTGGACAAACGTGCTCTTCGCATTGTCGAAAAATATCTTTCTTTTCAACGTGCGCATGGTCCTTCCCACCATGTTCTTTGTTTTCCCCATACCCTGTATGCTCCTTGTCCTCTCACatcccataaacctaacaattttttttttttaatttataataaaattaataaaatttataatttaatccctattcttttaataataaataataaaaatttttaaaattttttcttttaataaaatagttattttatttaaattctttattaaaatataataatttagtcatttaaattttatttttattacaatttaattcttataattttaataatttataataatttaatttttataatttaatatttataataatttaattagtttaatttgaattggttttttaattaataattgtttaataataaaattaataaaataattattttattaataaaatagaaattttaaaattaattgttcaCTGTTAAATAAGtaggaattaaattataaattttattaaaattcaagaaCTAATATAAATCGCCTTTTTTAACCTAAAATAgcctataaatatttaatatgtaatatatatatatattctgtctcacgataattattatttaaaaaaaaataaattatctatcattataataatttcaaattaatattaatttttattttgaatatatatctttatgaatttttaaattatttaatattaatatgtgaAAAAGTATGATCATTTAaagtgaattttaaataaattattataaatttttttagaattaaagctattaattaatgttattggtttaagtaaataaatattaaatataaaatattataggaCAGAAGTGGTAGATTACTCTTGgagtaattttcattttattttattttattttcatgaaTATTTTGAACAGTAACTGAAACAAactttaaaatgaatttaaaatggaaagactttattattaaatttgttaaaaatttaaggataaaattattgatatttaaaaattgaaatatatatacatattaattttgatatattttaaaaactacTAAGGATATGAGCTTAGGAATTTTCTACACACTTCACTTTGCTTAGAAAAAGGTAGAGCATCTTTAGAACCCACAATCTACGATTTCACACTACCCTTTCACAACAAGTTAAAAGAATCTTGAAAGGTGAAGACAAGAATATTCCAAGATTTTTTAGCATTATCAAAAAAGTCACAATGACTATACCTCTCAcaccattttttttaattatgcataagttgttttaaaaaaaaaattaaaaaagacttTTTCGcataataaaaacatataacATGTCAATTCggctaatttttaattatgttgaatattatttattaatatagcaTGATAAAACCCAAGATCTTATCACTAATCTCAATTTCAACAACAGTTTCGTTAGATATTTTACAATTataatctctcttttttttattaagttcTTTTACTGTCGCTAACTCTAATTAGATTTAGATGATGGATAAATCTTAATTTGAAagcataaatttttaattaaattatagaaaaataagcataaattattaatagGAAATGATAGAATAGTTACCCCAATAGCAAAGTTGAGAGAAGCAAGGGAAGTTGTACTAGCAATTCTGATCCTGTAAGTAGTGTTTGGGAGCACATGGAGGATATAAGGTGCATACTGCTCACCACCTTTTATATTGCAATCGTTTTGAGCGTTTTTGCTATATAAAGAACAATTGTATTGGCCTCTCCCATTGATCAGCAAGCTCTGAAAAAACAAAAGCAAACCACACACATCATCACCTCCAAGCTTTCGGcaaaaaatcaattttgatcTGGTTGATGACTTTAACCATTAAATTAatagttttattaattaaaatgtattttttcgAATAGCATTGAGAAATTAATCCTGATAGGATGATGGGAATtgtagaattaaattaattaattacctgGGCTTCACCAATCCAACGTAATGGATTGGAGGAAAGACCAACTTCTTGCTGGTGAACACTTTTATGCCACCAATCACTCAATAGAAGGTCGAATTCACCAGCATAGTGAAATGGTTCTTTCTCTCCTTCTGCCACGTCAACTACTAGAGTCCCATATAGCCCTGCTGATCTTTGCATTCCATAGTGTCCATGATAGAAGTATGTTCCTGCCTGCACCATATAATCCAAACTGTAAGATCATCTTCAATGGTTTGGTCATAAAACTCAagaatgaatttattttatatatatttttggtgataaaatattaagaaaCGAATATAAAACTATCTTTAAGAGTACTGACGATATAATTTATCCTTTATTCTTGCATTAGGTGGAGTTTGCGACAGATAtactattaatataataaattatttatttgataaaagaaaagaaatattaaaCAAGGAAATCATTATCAATGCTTTTCTTGTTTTGAATGGAGGTCCAGCTAGCCATCATTTGAAGCAAGACAGCGCTTGAAAAGTTtgaataaatatgcaaatttagcAATTAagaacattttttttaattaattataacaaGAAGGGAAATGCTTTACCCTGTCAACAGTGAACCTATAAGAAAAGGTTTCACCAGGATTAATAACACACTGTGAAATAGCAGCAGTCCCATCAGCCCATGGTGTCCCCAGCTGTGaaacataaatataaactaaaattAGTCATTTAACCAAAAATAAACATAGTAACTCATTAAGTAATCCCATACTAAttatgagaaattaattaataattttatttttagataaattattataaacttaATGCCATGATTAAGCTGGTGAGTGGTAATCCCACCATCttcaagaagaaaagaaaaaaaaaaaaaaaaggagaaaagataaaatataatgaaaaggAAAACAGCTAGGTCTACAGAGCTAATCCATGAAACTTTTCACATGCAAAGatgcttaaaatataaaagttgatAAGAAAACTAGCTTTTGAAATGTTTGTTCTAAAATTCCAATTaaagtaagaaaaagaaagggaaaTTAAAAGACCTGTCTGATTCCATGCCAGTGAATGACGACACCTTCAGTGTGGAGCTTGTTATGAAGCTCAACATGAATGATATCACCGGCTCTTGCTCTGATCGTCGGCCCTGGAAACCTGCCGTTTATACCCATCACAACGTTTTCTACACCATCAGGAGACCAGAACATGTACTCCACTTCCCATTTGTAAAAATGACCCTTAGGAGCTCCTGCAACTTCCGATGCTCGGATCAAAGACAAGATCAAAACAATGCAAACCACAAGGACAGGCCTGCAACTTCCCAAGCTGC
Encoded proteins:
- the LOC110626904 gene encoding L-ascorbate oxidase; amino-acid sequence: MLMGSLGSCRPVLVVCIVLILSLIRASEVAGAPKGHFYKWEVEYMFWSPDGVENVVMGINGRFPGPTIRARAGDIIHVELHNKLHTEGVVIHWHGIRQLGTPWADGTAAISQCVINPGETFSYRFTVDRAGTYFYHGHYGMQRSAGLYGTLVVDVAEGEKEPFHYAGEFDLLLSDWWHKSVHQQEVGLSSNPLRWIGEAQSLLINGRGQYNCSLYSKNAQNDCNIKGGEQYAPYILHVLPNTTYRIRIASTTSLASLNFAIGGHKMLVVEADGNYVMPFMTNSLDIYSGESYSVLITTNQKPNNYWISAGVIGREPQTNQALTILNYKPISASKLPKLPPPATPQWNDTDRSKAFSNKVLAHMNTPKPPKNYDRRVILLNTQNKLNGLTKWAINNVSLSLPATPYLGSMRYGLHGAFDQANPPENYPQDYDLMNPPVNPNTTIGNGVYKFGFKTTVDVILQNANTLSNVSEVHPWHLHGHDFWVLAYGEGKFTNKDEKKFNLKNPPYKNTAVVFPHGWTALRFVADNPGVWAFHCHIEPHLHMGMGVVFAEGIERLGEIPHQALACGLTGTSFMDTNKH